A portion of the Deferrivibrio essentukiensis genome contains these proteins:
- a CDS encoding Mur ligase family protein: MQNKFESYFAKKGEFKSIELTLDRISSALDFIDFDEKRLGKIIHIAGTNGKGSTAYFLHQSFIKANFNCVLYTSPHLESITERIVINNSQVEINTFNDAFDATKQAIEKFKLSYFEAITLIAFYIFQDLSPDISIIETGLGGTYDATNVLVDKIPVITTISQDHINFLGKSIYQIIDEKLNIIKSNQKVYIGKNENFIVNYIKNKLIGKSIFFSQCNKYLKSFPPPFNHNYELARLILKNEFQIDIPPADLLKLPPCRLEKIKNFLFDGAHNPSGIINLINNIDNIDTAIISGTLDRDIIKTIEIIRKKIKKVIITEIPNNERSIKVKEINIPGIYKISDPTLAVYKALELNGKSDILICGSLYLCGHLKKVIRDKFV; encoded by the coding sequence ATGCAAAACAAATTTGAAAGCTATTTTGCAAAAAAGGGTGAGTTCAAAAGTATTGAGCTTACCCTTGATAGAATCTCCTCTGCACTTGATTTTATAGACTTTGACGAAAAAAGACTCGGTAAAATCATACACATTGCAGGGACAAACGGAAAAGGCTCTACAGCATATTTCCTGCATCAATCTTTCATAAAAGCTAATTTTAACTGTGTTCTTTATACCTCTCCTCATTTGGAAAGTATTACCGAAAGAATTGTTATAAATAATTCTCAAGTAGAAATTAATACATTTAATGACGCTTTTGATGCGACGAAACAGGCCATTGAAAAGTTTAAGCTTTCATATTTTGAAGCTATTACACTTATAGCATTTTATATATTTCAAGATTTAAGTCCCGACATAAGTATCATCGAAACCGGCCTGGGTGGTACTTATGACGCAACTAACGTTTTGGTTGATAAAATTCCCGTTATAACAACAATATCACAAGATCACATAAATTTTTTAGGCAAATCGATATATCAAATTATTGATGAAAAATTAAACATTATTAAAAGTAACCAAAAAGTTTACATTGGGAAGAATGAAAATTTTATAGTAAATTATATAAAGAATAAATTAATAGGCAAAAGCATATTCTTTTCCCAGTGTAATAAATATTTAAAAAGCTTCCCTCCACCTTTTAATCACAATTACGAGCTTGCAAGGTTAATACTAAAAAATGAATTTCAAATAGATATACCTCCTGCAGATTTACTAAAACTTCCACCCTGCAGGTTAGAAAAAATAAAAAACTTCCTCTTTGACGGAGCACATAATCCAAGCGGGATAATAAATCTCATTAATAACATCGATAATATTGATACAGCAATAATATCAGGCACACTTGATAGAGATATAATTAAGACAATTGAAATAATAAGAAAAAAAATCAAAAAAGTAATCATTACCGAAATTCCGAATAATGAAAGAAGCATAAAGGTAAAAGAGATAAATATACCTGGTATCTACAAAATAAGTGACCCAACCCTGGCAGTTTATAAAGCACTTGAGTTAAACGGAAAAAGTGATATACTGATTTGCGGCTCACTTTACCTTTGTGGGCATTTAAAAAAGGTAATAAGGGATAAATTTGTCTAA
- the accD gene encoding acetyl-CoA carboxylase, carboxyltransferase subunit beta yields the protein MGLRDFIKEQVKKVSVIKRKTETKDNLWAKCSSCGEISYKADIEKNFQTCPNCGFHFKASGMEKINFIIDKGSFIELDKDITSLDPLKFKDTKKYSDRIKDTMKKTGYKDAFISGIGAVNGKNIHIGAFEFSFLGGSMGSVVGEKITRLVESAIVNKNHVVTISCSGGARMQESILSLMQMAKTSAALKKLAIANLAHISILTDPTTGGVTASFAMLGDVIIAEPGALIGFAGPRVIEQTIRQKLPEGFQRAEFLLEHGMVDTVLHRREWKPFISNLLDFFG from the coding sequence ATGGGACTTAGAGATTTTATAAAAGAGCAGGTGAAGAAGGTTTCAGTGATAAAAAGAAAAACTGAAACTAAAGATAATCTTTGGGCAAAATGCAGTTCTTGTGGTGAAATAAGTTATAAAGCAGACATTGAAAAAAACTTTCAAACTTGTCCTAATTGCGGTTTTCACTTTAAAGCAAGTGGAATGGAAAAGATAAATTTTATAATTGATAAAGGGAGTTTTATCGAACTTGATAAAGATATAACATCCCTTGACCCACTAAAGTTCAAAGATACAAAGAAATATTCAGACAGAATAAAAGATACGATGAAGAAAACAGGATACAAAGATGCTTTTATATCAGGCATAGGTGCAGTAAACGGAAAAAATATTCATATTGGAGCATTTGAATTCTCCTTTTTAGGCGGTAGCATGGGTAGTGTAGTAGGAGAAAAAATTACCAGACTCGTAGAGTCAGCTATTGTCAACAAAAATCATGTAGTAACCATAAGTTGTTCAGGTGGCGCAAGAATGCAGGAGAGTATTCTTTCCTTGATGCAAATGGCCAAGACTTCTGCTGCTTTGAAGAAATTGGCGATTGCAAATCTTGCCCACATATCAATTCTGACTGACCCTACAACAGGCGGTGTTACAGCGAGCTTTGCAATGTTAGGGGATGTAATCATCGCCGAACCAGGTGCACTTATAGGTTTTGCCGGTCCAAGAGTTATTGAACAAACTATCAGACAGAAACTTCCCGAAGGTTTCCAAAGAGCTGAATTTTTGCTGGAACATGGGATGGTAGATACCGTACTTCATAGAAGAGAGTGGAAGCCTTTCATAAGTAATCTTTTAGATTTTTTTGGCTAA
- a CDS encoding DUF134 domain-containing protein codes for MGRPKKHRHINCSIEGHYFKPQGIPLSELKEVELAADEIEAIRLKYVEGLEQIAGAERMGISQSTFQRILNSALTKVSTALVEGSAIKLNTK; via the coding sequence ATGGGAAGGCCGAAAAAGCACAGACACATAAATTGCAGCATTGAAGGACATTATTTCAAGCCCCAAGGGATACCTCTTAGTGAGCTTAAAGAGGTAGAGCTTGCTGCTGATGAGATTGAAGCCATCAGGTTGAAGTATGTAGAGGGCTTAGAGCAGATAGCAGGTGCCGAAAGAATGGGTATTTCTCAAAGTACTTTCCAGCGTATATTAAACTCAGCCCTTACAAAAGTGTCTACTGCCTTAGTTGAAGGCTCCGCTATTAAATTGAATACAAAATAA
- the hemE gene encoding uroporphyrinogen decarboxylase encodes MGFNTLILDVLEGKKVSKKPVWLMRQAGRYMPEYMAVRKKVSFLELCKTPELACEVTLQPIDILGVDSAILFSDILIPIEPMGVNLDFNPAPYISNPIEKLSDVKKLRVIEPENDVPFVIDTVKLLVKELNVPLIGFSGAPFTLACYMVEGGGSKNFVKIKTLMHTEREAYNLLMDKITESTVEYLQAQIDNGCKIVQVFDTWAGIVSPKDYSELVFPYVKKIVDSLKGAHVIYFAKDSATFYSKIKELGCAGIGVDWKIELDEAAKLLDNKFVLQGNLDPVLLFTDKATLKENIDLIFDKTKNVKGHIFNLGHGILPETPVENVKFLVDYVHSKEI; translated from the coding sequence ATGGGATTTAATACTTTGATTTTAGATGTGTTAGAAGGGAAAAAGGTTAGCAAAAAACCTGTTTGGCTTATGAGGCAAGCCGGAAGATATATGCCTGAATATATGGCTGTCAGAAAGAAAGTAAGTTTTTTGGAGTTGTGTAAAACTCCTGAGCTTGCATGTGAAGTTACGTTGCAGCCTATTGATATTTTGGGGGTTGATTCAGCGATATTGTTTTCTGATATCTTGATTCCAATAGAGCCTATGGGTGTAAATTTGGATTTTAATCCTGCACCATACATAAGTAATCCTATTGAAAAATTAAGTGATGTAAAAAAGCTTAGAGTTATAGAGCCTGAAAATGATGTTCCATTTGTTATAGATACAGTAAAGCTTCTTGTGAAAGAGTTGAATGTGCCTTTGATCGGTTTTTCAGGGGCCCCATTTACGCTGGCATGTTATATGGTTGAGGGTGGAGGTTCTAAGAATTTTGTAAAAATCAAGACATTAATGCATACTGAAAGGGAAGCATATAATCTTTTAATGGATAAAATTACGGAATCAACTGTTGAATATTTACAGGCACAGATTGATAACGGGTGTAAAATTGTTCAAGTTTTTGATACCTGGGCAGGAATAGTTTCACCTAAAGATTACAGTGAATTGGTATTTCCTTATGTTAAAAAGATTGTTGATTCATTAAAGGGTGCTCATGTCATATATTTTGCAAAGGATTCTGCAACATTTTACAGTAAAATTAAAGAGCTGGGCTGTGCCGGAATTGGTGTGGACTGGAAGATTGAGCTTGATGAGGCTGCAAAACTGTTAGACAATAAGTTTGTTCTTCAGGGCAATCTTGATCCGGTATTGCTTTTTACGGATAAAGCAACTTTAAAAGAAAATATTGATTTAATATTTGATAAGACAAAAAATGTAAAAGGGCATATTTTTAACTTGGGGCATGGTATTTTACCTGAAACTCCGGTAGAAAACGTCAAATTTTTAGTGGATTATGTTCATAGCAAGGAAATTTAA
- the hemH gene encoding ferrochelatase produces MADAVYVMYMGGPDSIEAIEPFLYNLFTDRDIIDFKIGSFLQSKLARFIASRRSKKVAVEYEKMGGASPQLKIAESLFLKVSEIYKSQYGKELKVIFGMTYYKPYIEETYKELVLEEFEKVTVMTLYPQYSYTTSGVCFKRFYAQTFINPPKSNFNIIPFWHMNIGYNNCIINAINSAANRLNIATKESILFFSAHSLPEYTLEKGDLYLNQLKEQTKYIESIVKPYKSILAFQSKTGPMKWLGPAADETLYSLMDERRPVIVVPISFVSDHIETLIELDEQYIKNARELGMTVERVESLNDNEDFAKVMAEIIFES; encoded by the coding sequence ATGGCTGATGCTGTTTATGTTATGTATATGGGGGGGCCTGATAGTATAGAGGCTATCGAGCCCTTTTTGTATAATCTTTTTACCGACAGAGATATTATTGATTTTAAAATAGGTAGCTTTCTTCAATCCAAATTGGCGCGATTTATTGCTTCAAGAAGAAGTAAAAAGGTCGCTGTTGAATATGAGAAAATGGGGGGCGCATCCCCTCAACTTAAGATTGCCGAAAGCCTCTTTTTAAAAGTTTCTGAAATTTATAAATCTCAATATGGAAAAGAGTTAAAAGTTATTTTTGGTATGACCTATTATAAGCCTTATATAGAAGAAACTTACAAGGAGCTTGTTCTTGAGGAGTTTGAAAAAGTAACTGTTATGACTCTGTATCCTCAATACTCCTACACTACGAGCGGTGTATGTTTTAAAAGGTTTTATGCTCAAACCTTTATAAACCCTCCAAAGTCAAATTTTAATATTATCCCTTTTTGGCACATGAATATTGGTTACAATAATTGTATTATAAATGCTATTAATTCAGCCGCAAATAGATTAAATATTGCAACGAAAGAGTCAATTTTATTTTTTTCGGCGCATTCTTTACCTGAGTACACATTAGAAAAGGGTGACCTGTATCTTAATCAGCTAAAGGAGCAGACAAAATATATAGAATCTATTGTCAAGCCATACAAATCAATACTTGCATTTCAAAGTAAGACAGGGCCTATGAAATGGTTGGGACCGGCGGCGGATGAAACATTGTATTCCCTTATGGATGAAAGAAGACCTGTAATTGTTGTGCCTATATCTTTTGTCTCTGACCATATAGAAACATTAATTGAGCTTGATGAACAGTATATTAAAAATGCGAGAGAGTTGGGAATGACTGTGGAAAGGGTTGAAAGTTTGAATGATAACGAAGATTTTGCCAAGGTTATGGCAGAAATAATCTTTGAGAGCTAA
- a CDS encoding UbiA-like polyprenyltransferase: MKKFIDFLKMIKIEHSVFALPFAFTAAVIAANGLPALDKVIWIIVAMVGARTGAMGLNRVIDAEIDRKNPRTANREIPAGKIKKSEATLYIIISFVVYEFATFMLNNLCFILSPIPLLIFILYSYTKRFTALCHIILGIALGLAPIGAWVAISGDLNFGIVLMGIAVLFWVAGFDIIYALQDIDFDRQENLHSIPRYLGIEYSLILSRVFHLVAFFVFIYLYKYFNMGYLYLLGIIICGIFMFYQHRLISKDDLSRVNIAFFNLNAYISLTVFVFTFLDVILIRG; this comes from the coding sequence ATGAAAAAGTTTATAGATTTTTTAAAGATGATAAAAATAGAGCATTCTGTTTTTGCACTCCCTTTTGCATTTACTGCAGCGGTGATTGCCGCAAATGGTCTGCCTGCTTTAGATAAAGTGATTTGGATAATAGTTGCTATGGTTGGTGCAAGAACCGGAGCAATGGGGCTAAATAGGGTTATAGATGCGGAAATAGACCGTAAAAATCCGAGAACTGCAAACAGAGAGATCCCCGCAGGAAAGATTAAAAAAAGTGAAGCGACTTTATATATAATAATAAGTTTTGTAGTTTACGAATTTGCAACATTTATGCTTAACAACCTTTGTTTTATACTTTCTCCGATACCTCTTTTGATATTTATTTTATATTCATACACAAAAAGGTTTACAGCCTTGTGTCACATAATCCTCGGTATAGCTTTGGGACTTGCCCCTATAGGTGCATGGGTTGCGATAAGTGGAGATTTAAACTTTGGGATAGTTTTGATGGGGATTGCCGTACTTTTTTGGGTTGCAGGCTTTGACATTATTTATGCCTTACAGGATATCGATTTTGATAGACAGGAAAACCTTCATTCCATTCCTCGTTATTTGGGTATTGAGTATTCACTAATATTGTCAAGAGTATTTCATTTGGTTGCATTTTTTGTTTTTATCTATCTATATAAATATTTCAATATGGGTTATCTATATTTGTTAGGTATAATTATTTGTGGAATATTTATGTTTTATCAGCATAGACTTATTAGTAAAGATGATTTGTCCCGAGTAAATATTGCTTTTTTCAACTTAAATGCCTACATTAGCCTTACGGTTTTTGTTTTTACCTTTTTGGATGTTATTTTAATAAGAGGATAA
- a CDS encoding UbiX family flavin prenyltransferase: MRRFFVGITGASGSLYGLRLISELASYENNEVYVSITPDGETNLKIETGIEDLDEIKSKITAKSNVEFVDYRDFAAPVSSGSFKVDSYIIIPASMGCIGRIASGVSSNLIERCADVALKERRKLVIVFREAPLNTIHLKNLLELSRAGAIILPAAPAFYHEPKSIDDLIDFIVGKIFDIINIEHSLFKRWN, translated from the coding sequence ATGAGAAGATTTTTTGTAGGGATTACGGGAGCAAGTGGCTCCCTTTACGGTCTTAGGTTAATTAGTGAACTTGCTTCTTACGAAAATAATGAGGTTTACGTAAGTATTACTCCGGACGGAGAGACAAATTTAAAGATTGAAACAGGTATTGAAGACCTTGATGAAATTAAAAGTAAAATAACAGCAAAATCAAATGTCGAGTTTGTTGATTATAGAGATTTTGCAGCTCCTGTTTCCAGTGGGAGTTTTAAAGTAGATTCTTACATAATTATTCCTGCTTCAATGGGTTGCATAGGAAGGATAGCATCCGGCGTGAGTTCTAATCTTATAGAAAGATGTGCTGATGTGGCTTTAAAAGAGAGGCGAAAGCTTGTAATAGTATTCAGAGAAGCTCCACTTAATACTATTCATTTGAAAAATCTTTTGGAATTATCAAGAGCTGGTGCAATTATTTTACCTGCTGCACCCGCATTTTATCATGAACCTAAATCGATTGATGATTTAATTGACTTTATTGTTGGGAAAATATTTGATATAATAAATATAGAGCACTCTTTATTTAAAAGATGGAACTAA
- a CDS encoding HDOD domain-containing protein, which yields MGHISYEKIKELPPMPQIAKKVIDLLEDPDFSFAELVRIISKDANITVAILKLANSAFYSPKNEIVNLTQAMSYLGVKAIKSLVISLSTKSLFNHGRVNLIDQKLWEHSVATAIMSRLIMLKVDKKLVEEAFLLGLIHDLGVSVMKMNIDNYDDILQEVFNEKLNLLDLENDRVGFNHAQVGSEVMKYWNMPELYQDVVLNHHTPENSENTSLVYVLYIANNVLKELGIGIGGYNENFTECLEKIGLDLENFEEIKVMFTEVYKSEKELFAI from the coding sequence ATGGGTCATATTAGTTACGAAAAGATAAAAGAACTTCCGCCAATGCCTCAAATTGCAAAAAAGGTAATTGATCTGCTGGAAGACCCGGATTTTAGTTTTGCGGAGCTTGTAAGGATAATATCAAAGGACGCCAATATAACTGTTGCAATTTTAAAGCTGGCAAATTCAGCCTTTTATTCTCCCAAAAATGAGATTGTAAACCTTACTCAGGCGATGTCATATTTAGGAGTAAAGGCGATAAAAAGCCTTGTTATCTCTCTGTCCACAAAATCTCTCTTTAATCATGGCAGAGTTAACTTGATTGACCAGAAATTATGGGAACATTCCGTTGCTACTGCGATTATGTCAAGGTTGATAATGTTGAAAGTGGATAAAAAATTGGTGGAAGAGGCTTTCTTACTTGGGCTTATCCATGATTTGGGTGTTTCCGTAATGAAGATGAATATTGATAATTACGATGATATTCTTCAGGAAGTTTTTAATGAAAAGTTAAACTTATTGGATTTGGAAAATGATAGGGTAGGGTTTAATCATGCTCAGGTTGGCTCTGAAGTTATGAAATATTGGAACATGCCAGAGCTTTATCAGGATGTAGTTTTAAACCACCACACTCCGGAAAATTCTGAAAATACATCTTTAGTATATGTTTTATATATAGCTAATAATGTATTAAAAGAGCTTGGAATCGGAATAGGTGGATATAATGAAAATTTTACAGAGTGTCTTGAAAAAATTGGACTTGACTTGGAAAACTTTGAAGAGATAAAAGTAATGTTTACAGAAGTTTATAAATCTGAGAAGGAGCTATTTGCTATATGA
- a CDS encoding cytochrome c, translating into MKRSITLFFVLVMVALMVTSAFAANSKDGRRKFKKYCYKECHKGNIEGVKVITPMSYTGAQWLSMFNNDMAGLKRYHKNGELEKINLSDKVYENIRVYLKDHGLDSDTPETCG; encoded by the coding sequence ATGAAAAGAAGCATCACACTTTTTTTTGTTTTGGTAATGGTTGCTCTTATGGTTACTAGTGCTTTTGCGGCAAACTCAAAGGATGGTAGAAGAAAGTTTAAAAAGTATTGTTACAAAGAGTGTCACAAAGGTAACATTGAGGGGGTAAAGGTCATTACACCTATGTCTTATACAGGTGCTCAATGGCTATCAATGTTTAATAACGATATGGCCGGGCTCAAAAGGTATCATAAAAATGGTGAGCTTGAAAAAATTAACTTAAGCGATAAAGTTTATGAAAATATCAGAGTGTATTTGAAAGATCACGGACTTGATTCAGACACACCTGAAACATGCGGATAA
- a CDS encoding class I SAM-dependent DNA methyltransferase: MNNFDYKAVTYDENPMHIERAKIIADNIRRLCKLNKDHVIADFGCGTGLLGLNFVNDVKQIDMYDNSAKMIEILKKKILDHNIPNINAIHLDITNTEELLKEKYNAIMTLMTFHHIENIKDALFKLTSLLKKSGKLIICDLDEEDGSYHPDKSAIHNGINQKELKEYVSDLKLTLISATVPYIINKLVNGNERKYPVFMHIYEK, encoded by the coding sequence ATGAACAACTTTGATTATAAAGCAGTTACATATGATGAAAATCCTATGCACATTGAACGTGCAAAAATAATTGCAGACAATATAAGACGACTTTGTAAACTGAATAAAGATCATGTAATTGCCGATTTTGGTTGTGGGACAGGGCTTTTGGGCCTAAATTTTGTTAACGATGTAAAACAGATAGATATGTATGACAATTCAGCCAAAATGATAGAAATACTTAAAAAGAAAATTTTAGATCACAACATACCTAACATTAACGCAATTCACCTTGATATAACGAACACTGAAGAGTTACTTAAAGAAAAATATAATGCAATTATGACCCTTATGACTTTTCACCATATTGAAAACATAAAAGATGCACTTTTCAAACTAACCTCTCTGTTAAAAAAATCAGGCAAATTGATAATTTGTGACCTTGATGAGGAGGATGGAAGTTATCACCCTGATAAATCAGCAATTCACAACGGAATAAATCAGAAAGAATTAAAGGAATATGTAAGTGACTTGAAACTAACGCTCATCTCGGCAACAGTACCTTATATAATAAATAAGTTGGTAAATGGCAATGAAAGGAAATACCCTGTCTTTATGCACATTTATGAAAAATAA
- a CDS encoding ABC transporter ATP-binding protein encodes MANVILKDVVKKYGNLEVVHGINLEVKDKEFVVLVGPSGCGKSTVLRMIAGLEEISSGTIEINNKVVNNLAPKDRDVAMVFQNYALYPHMNVYKNMAFGLKLRKMPKDEIDKRVNEAAEILELKELLHRKPHELSGGQRQRVAMGRAIVRRPAVYLFDEPLSNLDAKLRTQMRLEIKQLHQKVQNTIIYVTHDQIEAMTLADRIVIMRNGYIEQVGTPLDIFQNPANVFVAGFIGSPPMNLRQGVIINENGALKIRLNDKLLIPIPEKKDAQIREGQKIIMGLRTEDIFLSNDHEQSKGKFLYNTEGVIQIVEPLGNETSLHMDFYGTNLIAKSEGRRIFSVDEKLQMTFNLDHLHIFDTETEKSIY; translated from the coding sequence ATGGCAAATGTAATATTAAAAGATGTCGTAAAAAAATACGGCAATCTTGAGGTTGTACACGGGATAAACCTGGAAGTCAAAGACAAAGAATTTGTCGTTTTAGTCGGGCCATCGGGCTGTGGCAAGTCAACCGTACTAAGAATGATTGCAGGACTCGAAGAAATATCAAGTGGTACGATTGAAATTAACAATAAAGTAGTAAATAATTTGGCTCCAAAAGACAGAGATGTGGCTATGGTATTTCAAAACTACGCTCTTTATCCCCATATGAATGTTTACAAAAATATGGCATTTGGATTAAAATTAAGAAAGATGCCTAAGGATGAAATCGACAAGCGTGTCAACGAAGCAGCAGAAATATTAGAATTAAAAGAATTACTCCACAGAAAACCTCATGAGCTTTCAGGTGGTCAGCGTCAAAGAGTTGCAATGGGACGAGCAATTGTCAGAAGACCTGCAGTTTATCTTTTTGACGAGCCCTTATCTAATCTTGATGCAAAACTCAGAACTCAGATGAGGCTTGAAATAAAGCAACTCCATCAAAAAGTTCAAAACACAATAATTTACGTTACGCACGATCAAATAGAAGCTATGACACTTGCCGACAGAATAGTGATAATGAGAAACGGATACATTGAACAGGTAGGTACGCCCCTTGATATTTTCCAAAACCCTGCAAATGTTTTTGTGGCAGGATTTATAGGCTCGCCTCCGATGAATCTTCGTCAAGGGGTAATAATAAATGAAAACGGTGCTCTCAAAATAAGACTTAATGATAAATTATTAATACCTATCCCTGAAAAAAAGGATGCCCAAATTAGAGAAGGGCAAAAAATTATCATGGGATTAAGAACTGAAGATATCTTTTTATCAAACGATCATGAACAGTCTAAAGGAAAATTTTTATACAATACTGAGGGGGTTATTCAAATTGTTGAACCTCTCGGCAACGAAACAAGCCTCCATATGGATTTTTACGGAACAAATTTAATTGCCAAGTCAGAAGGAAGAAGAATCTTTTCTGTAGATGAAAAACTTCAAATGACTTTCAATTTGGATCACTTGCATATATTTGATACCGAAACAGAGAAATCTATCTATTAA
- the ugpB gene encoding sn-glycerol-3-phosphate ABC transporter substrate-binding protein UgpB has translation MSFKRISLILTLVFVFSFIESAFAKPIEIHWWHAMRGSRGEVVQKIVDDFNKSQSDYKVIATYKGEYDEVLNAAIAAVRAGKQPHIIQVFEVGTQTMMMSGMVYPVYKLMDDYGYKIDWSRYLQPVLSYYVNEDNKLMSMPFNSSTPVMYYNVDMFKKAGIGRLSKEKPITWDELGEITEKIAKLGVKGGLVTAWQSWTQIENYSAIHDLPFATKANGYEGLDVQLTINNDKVVNHIARLKKWMDDGNRFFYGGQKYQGPKSEFIAQNAGVYIDSISAIAKLQSSVKDFEWDIAPLPVESWMAEPQNSIIGGASLWVFKGKKKNEYKGVAAFMKYLANTDVQILWHKETGYFPITLDAYEKLKSEGYYEKYPYQEVGIKQLTRRNPTKSSRGIRLGYFVQIRNIINEELELVWNGKKTAKEALDSAVERSNIKLSEFAKTYK, from the coding sequence ATGTCGTTTAAAAGAATTAGTTTAATTCTGACACTTGTTTTTGTGTTTAGTTTTATTGAAAGCGCTTTTGCAAAGCCTATTGAAATTCATTGGTGGCATGCAATGCGTGGGTCTCGTGGAGAAGTAGTTCAGAAGATAGTTGACGATTTTAATAAGTCTCAATCTGACTACAAAGTTATTGCAACTTATAAAGGTGAATATGATGAAGTTCTCAATGCTGCAATAGCCGCGGTGCGTGCAGGGAAACAGCCTCATATTATTCAAGTGTTTGAAGTTGGGACACAGACTATGATGATGTCAGGCATGGTTTATCCTGTATATAAGCTTATGGATGACTACGGATACAAAATAGACTGGTCAAGATACCTTCAGCCTGTTCTTTCATATTATGTAAATGAAGATAATAAGCTTATGTCTATGCCTTTTAACTCTTCTACGCCTGTTATGTATTATAATGTAGATATGTTTAAAAAGGCAGGCATTGGCAGATTATCCAAAGAGAAGCCTATCACTTGGGACGAGCTTGGAGAGATTACTGAAAAGATAGCTAAGTTAGGTGTTAAGGGTGGACTTGTAACTGCATGGCAGTCATGGACACAAATTGAAAACTACAGTGCTATACATGATTTACCTTTTGCTACAAAGGCTAACGGATACGAAGGGCTTGATGTTCAGCTTACAATAAATAATGACAAAGTAGTTAATCATATCGCAAGATTAAAGAAATGGATGGACGACGGCAATCGTTTCTTTTACGGCGGTCAAAAGTATCAAGGGCCAAAATCTGAATTTATTGCTCAGAATGCAGGTGTATACATAGACTCTATTAGTGCTATTGCTAAACTTCAGAGCTCAGTAAAAGATTTTGAATGGGATATTGCTCCTCTTCCTGTCGAGTCATGGATGGCAGAGCCTCAAAATAGTATTATTGGTGGAGCTTCACTTTGGGTATTCAAGGGTAAAAAGAAAAATGAATACAAAGGTGTAGCAGCTTTTATGAAATATCTTGCTAATACTGACGTCCAGATTTTATGGCATAAAGAGACTGGTTATTTCCCAATTACTCTTGATGCGTATGAGAAGTTGAAGTCTGAAGGATACTATGAGAAGTATCCTTATCAGGAAGTAGGTATCAAACAGCTTACTCGTCGTAATCCTACAAAATCCTCAAGAGGTATTCGTTTGGGTTACTTTGTCCAAATTCGTAATATAATTAACGAAGAGTTAGAATTAGTGTGGAATGGCAAAAAAACTGCGAAAGAAGCTCTTGATTCTGCTGTTGAAAGAAGTAATATCAAATTAAGCGAATTTGCTAAGACATATAAGTAA